From one Triticum urartu cultivar G1812 chromosome 3, Tu2.1, whole genome shotgun sequence genomic stretch:
- the LOC125546839 gene encoding uncharacterized protein LOC125546839, producing the protein MVYTIHPAVMDDYINNIEQFFAGDNYKVVNIDLQVWGSTKQDSLIELASDIIDPYYEKMKQDAQRISPAITRPSQPLLLVSRSQKKGEHGMAEQLQPARRRRGRRDIHRRRRRRLLRRKEAEAAWLRAAAQAQSLVVLQLLGYLLDHISPYGHHYVVRDRSRVWWTGGHGVWLADCRHLHHHRRPSDGRDLFCLPYIRRTLLLECQALQRAMLGPLRLLAHRLPDEDNHIVNVHQGMKAGTSALQTVTRCPCPQP; encoded by the exons ATGGTGTACACCATCCACCCGGCCGTgatggacgactacatcaacaacatTGAGCAGTTTTTTGCTGGAGACAACTACAAGGTGGTCaacatcgacctcca ggtctggggcagcacgaagCAGGACTCACTGATTGAACTCGCCTCGgacatcatcgacccctactacgaaaagatgaagcaggacgCCCAGAGAATAAGTCCC GCTATCACCCGTCCCTCCCAGCCACTGTTGTTAGTCTCAAGATCGCAGAAGAAGGGTGAGCATGGCATGGCAGAGCAGCTACAGCcggctcgccggcgacgaggccgccGTGATATCCACCGCCGGCGGCGACGACGACTACTACGACGCAAAGAAGCTGAGGCTGCTTGGCTACGAGCCGCAGCTCAAGCGCAATCTCTC GTTGTTCTCCAACTTCTCGGTTACCTTCTCGATCATATCAGTCCTTACGGGCATCACTACGTTGTACGGGACAGGTCTCGAGTTTGGTGGACCGGTGGCCATGGTGTATGGTTGGCCGATTGCCGGCACCTTCACCATCATCGTCGGCCTAGCGATGGCCGAGATTTGTTCTGCCTACCCTACATCCGGAGAACTCTACTTCTGGAGTGCCAGGCTCTGCAGCGAGCGATGTTGGGGCCCCTTCGCCTCCTGGCTCACCGGCTG CCTGATGAGGACAACCACATCGTCAACGTACATCAAGGTATGAAAGCTGGCACCTCAGCACTGCAAACGGTGACAAGATGCCCATGCCCTCAGCCCTGA
- the LOC125544114 gene encoding amino-acid permease BAT1 homolog has protein sequence MTWSKSPAGSGTTAVDVDVDASGDTGQARLRELGYKQELKRDLSLLSNFAFSFTIISVLTGVTTLYNTGLNFGGPATMTFGWFVAGAFTMTVGLSMAEICSSFPTSGGLYYWSARLSGNRWSPFASWITGWFNIVGQWAVTTSVDFSLAQLIQVIILLSTGGNNGGGYLASKYVVIAFHAAILLSHALINSLPISWLSFFGQFAAAWNMLGVFVLMIAVPAVATERASAKFVFTHFNTDNSAGIHSNLYIFVLGLLMSQYTLTGYDASAHMTEETKNADRNGPIGIISAIGISIVVGWGYILGITFAVKDIPYLLSPDNEAGGYAIAEVFYLAFKSRYGSGVGGIVCLGVVAVAIYFCGMSSVTSNSRMVYAFSRDGAMPLSPVWHKVNKHEVPINAVWLSAFVSLCMALPSLGSLVAFQAMVSIATIGLYIAYALPIFFRVTLARKHFVPGPFNLGRYGVLVGWVAVLWVVTITVLFSLPVTYPVTKDTLNYTPVAVGGLFILVLTSWVVSARHWFKGPVTNLSG, from the exons ATGACCTGGAGCAAGTCCCCGGCGGGGAGCGGCACCACCGCCGTCGACGTCGACGTCGATGCCTCCGGCGACACCGGCCAGGCCCGCCTCCGAGAGCTCGGCTACAAGCAGGAGCTCAAGCGGGACCTCTC ATTGCTGTCCAACTTCGCCTTCTCCTTCACCATCATCTCGGTGCTGACGGGGGTGACCACGCTGTACAACACCGGCCTCAACTTCGGCGGCCCGGCCACCATGACCTTCGGCTGGTTCGTCGCCGGCGCCTTCACCATGACCGTCGGCCTCTCCATGGCCGAGATCTGCTCCTCCTTCCCCACCTCCGGCGGCCTCTACTACTGGAGCGCGCGCCTCTCGGGCAACCGATGGTCGCCCTTCGCCTCCTGGATCACCGGATG GTTTAACATCGTTGGACAG TGGGCGGTGACAACTAGCGTGGACTTCTCGCTGGCGCAGCTGATCCAGGTGATCATCCTGCTCAGCACCGGCGGCAACAACGGCGGAGGCTACCTGGCGTCCAAGTACGTGGTCATCGCCTTCCACGCCGCCATCCTGCTCAGCCACGCCCTCATCAACAGCCTCCCCATCTCATGGCTCTCCTTCTTCGGCCAGTTTGCGGCTGCTTGGAACATGCTAG GTGTCTTTGTCTTGATGATTGCCGTGCCGGCTGTTGCAACCGAGAGAGCCAGTGCCAAGTTCGTCTTCACCCATTTCAACACTGACAACAGTGCTGGAATACACAGCAACCTCTACATCTTTGTCCTGGGGCTCCTCATGAGCCAGTACACGCTCACAGGATACGACGCATCGGCGCACATG acGGAGGAGACCAAGAACGCAGACAGGAATGGCCCCATCGGGATAATCAGCGCCATCGGCATATCCATAGTGGTCGGCTGGGGATACATACTCGGCATCACGTTCGCCGTCAAGGACATACCCTACCTGCTCAGCCCTGACAATGAAGCTGGGGGGTACGCCATCGCCGAAGTCTTCTACCTCGCCTTCAAAAGCCGCTACGGCAGCGGCGTCGGCGGGATCGTCTGCCTGGGGGTCGTCGCCGTCGCCATATACTTCTGCGGCATGAGCTCCGTGACGAGTAACTCGAG GATGGTGTATGCTTTCTCGAGAGACGGGGCGATGCCGCTGTCACCCGTGTGGCACAAAGTGAACAAGCACGAGGTGCCCATCAACGCCGTCTGGCTCTCGGCTTTCGTCTCCCTCTGCATGGCGCTGCCG TCGCTGGGTAGCCTGGTGGCGTTCCAGGCCATGGTGTCGATCGCGACGATCGGGCTCTACATCGCGTACGCGCTGCCCATCTTCTTCCGGGTGACGCTGGCGCGCAAGCACTTCGTGCCGGGACCCTTCAACCTCGGACGGTACGGTGTACTGGTGGGGTGGGTGGCCGTGCTCTGGGTGGTGACCATCACCGTGCTCTTCTCGCTGCCGGTGACGTACCCGGTGACCAAGGACACGCTCAACTACACGCCGGTCGCCGTCGGTGGGCTTTTCATCCTCGTCTTGACGTCGTGGGTCGTGAGCGCCAGGCACTGGTTCAAGGGACCCGTCACGAATTTGAGCGGCTAG
- the LOC125546840 gene encoding formin-like protein 5, protein MILPCLPHPSIPIWIGGGIHPADRALRCPYTSATSPTPPSHRRPNRVTSSIPSPTWTPLALHPTMPSLRMVGSRPRAPVLDARAPSPSLSFSTAALHDAGTPPPWRCRGDRAAHPPPPPPPRSVWVPARAQGLDPAPPSSSPCSAIAPGVRLAVIVCQHRPSPPRPRRATSPPSRSPASCLPFNAGEEPPPPPPPPPPPPARSGCPPAPRGSIPRPPHRRHAPPSRPVSASPSLFASTARRLLDPDAPPPRRRVPLHRASPSTRCFFPLFSSVDPETDAALVIAYTGRS, encoded by the exons ATGATCCTCCCTTGTCTGCCCCACCCctcgatcccgatctggatcgggggcggCATCCACCCCGCCGACCGCGCCCTGCGGTGCCCCTACACCAGCGCCACCTCACCTACACCGCCCAGTCACCGCCGCCCCAACCGCGTCACCTCCTCCATTCCCTCCCCGACCTGGACGCCCCTCGCGCTGCACCCGACCATGCCGTCGCTCCGGATGGTGGGCTCCCGGCCGCGAGCGCCCGTCCTCGACGCCCGAGCTCCCTCCCCATCGCTCTCCTTCAGCACCGCCGCCCTCCACGACGCAGGCACGCCACCGCCTTGGCGCTGCCGCGGCGACCGAGCCgctcacccccccccccccccccccccccgctcggTCTGGGTGCCCGCCCGCGCCCAGGGGCTCGATCCCGCGCCCCCCTCATCGTCGCCATGCTCCGCCATCGCGCCCGGTGTCCGCCTCGCCGTCATTGTTTGCCAGCACCGCCCGTCGCCTCCTCGACCCCGACGCGCCACCTCCCCGCCGTCGCGTTCCCCTGCATCGTGCCTCCCCTTCAACGCGGGTgaggaaccccccccccccccccccccccccccccccccccccgctcggTCTGGGTGCCCGCCCGCGCCCAGGGGCTCGATCCCGCGCCCCCCTCATCGTCGCCATGCTCCGCCATCGCGCCCGGTGTCCGCCTCGCCGTCATTGTTTGCCAGCACCGCCCGTCGCCTCCTCGACCCCGACGCGCCACCTCCCCGCCGTCGCGTTCCCCTGCATCGTGCCTCCCCTTCAACGCGG tgcttcttccccctcttctcttcggtagaccccgagaccgatgcagCCCTTGTGATCgcctac acgggtcggtcCTGA